In one Corallococcus sp. EGB genomic region, the following are encoded:
- a CDS encoding myxosortase-dependent metalloprotease, MXAN_2677/MXAN_2678 family, with protein sequence MSCRLLLLGMLLCAGAAGAQQDYKRTLVPGRPLCLVWPGRDYVYHLDAAGSTRTPGDSEVAAIEAAFDSWRALSGTCSDFRFIRGVDWTLPVEVGYDQEHPFDNYNVVTFRERNCQDVAPPEDACWAEETCGNVYQCWAHGGATIGLTTSSFSFKDGSVVDSDIELNAAETDYGPSFLFTTVNGPPCTGTPSTDCVATDVQNTMTHEIGHVIGLDHVFSAGSTMEATASQGETSKRVIDAGSAAGFCSTYPRGLPPTQCRIPEDPGLKLVADGRGSGCGTSAGGPALASVLLWGVALLRGGRRSKASLSGPPRTAPGAMRG encoded by the coding sequence GTGAGCTGTCGCCTGCTGCTCCTGGGGATGCTGTTGTGCGCGGGAGCGGCGGGCGCGCAGCAGGACTACAAGCGCACGCTCGTGCCGGGCCGGCCGCTGTGCCTGGTGTGGCCCGGGCGTGACTACGTCTACCACCTGGACGCGGCCGGCAGCACGCGCACGCCCGGGGACTCGGAGGTCGCCGCCATCGAGGCGGCCTTCGACTCCTGGCGGGCGCTGTCCGGCACGTGCAGCGACTTCCGCTTCATCCGCGGCGTGGATTGGACGCTCCCCGTCGAGGTCGGCTACGACCAGGAACACCCCTTCGACAACTACAACGTCGTCACCTTCCGCGAGCGCAACTGCCAGGACGTCGCCCCTCCGGAGGATGCGTGCTGGGCGGAGGAGACGTGCGGCAACGTCTACCAGTGCTGGGCGCATGGGGGCGCCACCATCGGGCTCACCACGTCCTCGTTCAGCTTCAAGGACGGCTCCGTGGTGGACTCGGACATCGAGCTCAACGCGGCGGAGACGGACTACGGCCCCAGCTTCCTCTTCACCACCGTGAATGGCCCGCCGTGCACCGGGACGCCGTCCACCGACTGCGTGGCCACGGACGTGCAGAACACGATGACGCATGAGATTGGCCACGTCATCGGGTTGGACCATGTCTTCTCCGCGGGCTCCACCATGGAGGCCACCGCTTCCCAGGGCGAGACGTCCAAGCGGGTCATCGACGCGGGCTCCGCGGCCGGCTTCTGCTCCACCTATCCGCGCGGCCTGCCGCCCACGCAGTGCCGCATCCCGGAGGATCCGGGCCTGAAGCTGGTGGCGGACGGGCGGGGCTCGGGCTGTGGCACGTCCGCGGGAGGTCCGGCCCTGGCCTCCGTGCTGCTGTGGGGCGTGGCGCTGCTGCGCGGGGGCAGGCGGTCAAAGGCATCGCTGTCCGGCCCCCCACGCACTGCTCCGGGGGCGATGCGCGGTTAG
- a CDS encoding myxosortase-dependent metalloprotease, MXAN_2677/MXAN_2678 family, which produces MGALASWVVLAAVMGQSSAPYVRSRVVPGDESTQCLYWTQTSITWQQSTVGNPKVTNHTEFDAISRSFQSWEDIFANCGNLTLKEGPRVNSRTVGYNRSGDNINLILFRGRACRDVVDANDACFTQDTCANTYDCWDDSAGTIAITLTTYDQRTGVIYDSDISFNAAQFNFTTGNGPACSIVSTPDCVDTDVQNTATHEVGHFVGLDHTLATGSTMNPSAPPGETSKRTIDPGSRSFVCAVYPKGGASQPCLPVPDNGNGNGNGKSDSGSGGCSAAAGGLTVLPLLAAAALLARRRRGVM; this is translated from the coding sequence ATGGGCGCGCTCGCGTCGTGGGTGGTGCTGGCGGCCGTGATGGGGCAGAGCTCGGCGCCGTACGTGCGCAGCCGCGTGGTCCCGGGGGATGAGTCCACGCAGTGCCTGTACTGGACGCAGACGAGCATCACCTGGCAGCAGAGCACCGTGGGCAACCCGAAGGTCACGAACCACACGGAGTTCGACGCCATCTCCCGCTCGTTCCAGAGCTGGGAGGACATCTTCGCCAACTGCGGCAACCTGACCTTGAAGGAGGGCCCGCGCGTGAACTCCCGGACGGTGGGCTACAACCGCTCCGGCGACAACATCAACCTCATCCTCTTCCGCGGCCGCGCCTGCCGCGACGTCGTGGACGCGAACGACGCCTGCTTCACCCAGGACACGTGCGCGAACACGTACGACTGCTGGGATGACAGCGCCGGCACCATCGCCATCACGCTGACCACGTATGATCAGCGCACGGGCGTCATCTACGACTCGGACATCTCCTTCAACGCCGCGCAGTTCAACTTCACCACCGGCAATGGCCCCGCGTGCTCGATTGTGTCCACGCCGGACTGCGTGGACACGGACGTGCAGAACACGGCCACCCACGAGGTGGGCCACTTCGTCGGCCTGGACCACACGCTCGCGACGGGCTCCACCATGAACCCCAGCGCGCCTCCGGGCGAGACGTCCAAGCGCACCATCGACCCGGGCTCGCGCAGCTTCGTGTGCGCCGTGTACCCCAAGGGCGGCGCGAGCCAGCCGTGCCTCCCGGTGCCGGACAACGGGAACGGCAATGGCAATGGGAAGAGCGACAGTGGCAGCGGTGGCTGCAGCGCCGCGGCAGGAGGCCTGACGGTGCTGCCGCTGCTGGCCGCCGCCGCGCTGCTGGCGCGCCGCCGGCGGGGTGTGATGTGA
- the gltX gene encoding glutamate--tRNA ligase: protein MAPSKPRVRFAPSPTGYLHIGGARTALFNYLYAKRYGGTFVLRMEDTDQERSTPQSVQAIIDGLNWLGLDWDEGPGKEDPRYGPYFQTQRLDTYRAHAEQLIAAGKAFRCYCTREEIAQRREAVEKEKGPGSYKYEGTCHDLKAPPPGKKLEDAVIRFRMPSGEGTVSFNDKVLGTITKPYSDLDDWVMMRADGIPLYNYGCVIDDHLMDITLVARGQEHINSTFPQLMLYQALGWTPPEFAHLPLILGPDREKLSKRKHPEADVMLHKRTGIMPEALLNFVIRLGWSHGNDEVINREQMVEWFDFDGVGSTSGVWNPEKLQWLNQQWFKLLPPAVVAERLVPFLEARGFQAKGDARLEPLVMALRERSRTLEEMANTASIYFKSGVTLDEKAAAKHLSGDSLNLLRQAREKLAALPAWTVEPLDGVVKTVSEAAQVGMGKVAQPIRVAITGNTTSPGIGETLLLVGRDEALRRIDAALARGT, encoded by the coding sequence ATGGCTCCGTCAAAACCCCGCGTCCGCTTCGCTCCGTCACCTACTGGATACCTCCACATCGGAGGCGCCCGGACGGCGCTCTTCAACTACCTCTACGCGAAGCGCTACGGCGGCACCTTCGTCCTGCGCATGGAAGATACGGACCAGGAGCGGTCCACGCCGCAGTCCGTCCAGGCCATCATCGACGGGCTGAACTGGCTGGGCCTGGACTGGGACGAGGGCCCCGGCAAGGAGGACCCCAGGTACGGCCCCTACTTCCAGACCCAGCGCCTGGACACGTACCGCGCGCACGCGGAGCAGCTCATCGCGGCCGGCAAGGCCTTCCGGTGCTACTGCACCCGCGAGGAGATTGCCCAGCGCCGCGAGGCCGTGGAGAAGGAGAAGGGCCCGGGGTCCTACAAGTACGAGGGCACCTGCCACGACCTGAAGGCCCCGCCGCCCGGCAAGAAGCTGGAGGACGCCGTCATCCGCTTCCGCATGCCCTCGGGTGAGGGCACCGTGTCCTTCAACGACAAGGTGCTGGGCACCATCACCAAGCCGTACTCGGACCTGGATGACTGGGTGATGATGCGGGCGGACGGCATCCCGCTCTACAACTATGGCTGCGTCATCGACGACCACCTGATGGACATCACCCTGGTGGCGCGCGGCCAGGAGCACATCAACTCCACCTTCCCCCAGCTGATGCTCTACCAGGCGCTGGGCTGGACGCCGCCGGAGTTCGCGCACCTGCCGCTCATCCTGGGGCCGGACCGCGAGAAGCTCTCCAAGCGCAAGCACCCGGAAGCGGACGTGATGCTGCACAAGCGCACGGGCATCATGCCGGAGGCCCTGCTCAACTTCGTCATCCGCCTGGGCTGGAGCCACGGCAACGACGAGGTCATCAACCGCGAGCAGATGGTCGAGTGGTTCGACTTCGACGGCGTGGGCAGCACCTCCGGCGTGTGGAACCCGGAGAAGCTCCAGTGGCTCAACCAGCAGTGGTTCAAGCTCCTGCCCCCGGCCGTGGTCGCGGAGCGGCTCGTCCCGTTCCTGGAGGCCCGCGGCTTCCAGGCGAAGGGGGATGCGCGCCTGGAGCCGCTGGTGATGGCGCTGCGCGAGCGCTCGCGCACCCTGGAGGAGATGGCGAACACCGCGTCCATCTACTTCAAGAGCGGCGTCACGCTGGATGAGAAGGCCGCCGCCAAGCACCTGAGCGGGGACTCGCTCAACCTGCTGCGCCAGGCCCGCGAGAAGCTGGCCGCCCTGCCCGCCTGGACGGTGGAGCCGCTGGACGGCGTGGTGAAGACGGTGAGCGAGGCCGCCCAGGTGGGCATGGGCAAGGTGGCCCAGCCCATCCGCGTGGCCATCACCGGCAACACCACCAGCCCCGGCATCGGAGAGACGCTGCTGCTCGTGGGGCGCGACGAGGCCCTGCGGCGCATCGACGCGGCGCTCGCTCGCGGGACGTGA
- a CDS encoding response regulator, whose translation MDLPFETGEGEGEGRGTLASKVLLVDDEPVVLDICVRLLGREADLIISPVGSAEEALALLKDQRFDVLVTDKNLPGMGGVELIAEARRMQPALEAVMITAYASSESVIAAFAAGASDYIVKPFDDLRVLRAKVRAALERRSERVRTRDGAREMARQAAALLDAGRDAPEPAHEALEMELRNYEQAVRMGHGGSVAVVGSAEAVKVLRDADFEVVELPPYSPQLESADVVVVETGDPQWHTLAERLQGRSPDVVLLAGADADLSDLLEAITLRMDLVGYGQSNAARVLPEKVRMLLMRRGIQRAQQRLTAALDAFRQSIPAVS comes from the coding sequence ATGGATCTCCCGTTTGAGACCGGTGAAGGTGAAGGGGAAGGGCGGGGGACGCTCGCCTCGAAGGTTCTGCTGGTGGATGACGAGCCGGTGGTGCTCGACATCTGCGTGCGCCTGCTGGGGCGGGAGGCGGACCTCATCATCTCTCCCGTGGGCAGCGCGGAGGAGGCGCTCGCCCTCCTGAAGGACCAGCGCTTCGACGTGCTGGTGACGGACAAGAACCTGCCCGGCATGGGCGGGGTGGAGCTCATCGCGGAGGCGCGGCGGATGCAGCCCGCGCTGGAGGCGGTGATGATCACCGCGTACGCCAGCTCCGAGTCCGTCATCGCCGCGTTCGCCGCCGGCGCCAGCGACTACATCGTGAAGCCCTTCGACGACCTGCGCGTGCTGCGCGCCAAGGTGCGCGCCGCGCTGGAGCGCCGCTCGGAGCGCGTGCGCACGCGAGACGGCGCCCGGGAGATGGCCCGTCAGGCCGCCGCGCTGTTGGACGCGGGCCGGGACGCTCCGGAGCCCGCGCACGAAGCGCTGGAGATGGAGCTGCGCAACTATGAGCAGGCGGTGCGCATGGGCCACGGCGGCAGCGTCGCGGTGGTGGGCAGCGCCGAGGCCGTGAAGGTGCTGCGCGACGCGGACTTCGAAGTGGTGGAGCTGCCGCCGTACTCGCCCCAACTGGAGAGCGCGGACGTGGTGGTGGTGGAGACCGGGGATCCACAGTGGCACACGCTGGCGGAGCGCCTCCAGGGGCGCTCCCCGGACGTGGTGCTGCTGGCCGGCGCCGACGCCGACCTGAGCGACCTCTTGGAGGCCATCACCCTGCGCATGGACCTGGTGGGCTACGGGCAATCCAACGCCGCCCGCGTGCTGCCGGAGAAGGTGCGCATGCTGCTGATGCGCCGGGGCATCCAGCGCGCCCAGCAGCGGCTCACCGCGGCGCTGGACGCGTTCCGCCAGAGCATCCCCGCCGTGTCCTGA
- a CDS encoding sensor histidine kinase, translated as MNASDLPAVLYVDDDALNLRVFDANFGQRFRIFRCSSPNEALALLEQRRGEIGVVLSDQRMPGMTGVELLERARTIAPDAKRMLVTAYADMQAVIDAVNRGQVTRYFVKPWDRAELLAALEDALKIARLELRIREVEGRMMKSERLATLGQVTAGIAHELMGPVGYLTQNVSSLQRDMERVVQYVSRHLATDPDAEVSATIEDLPSLIKDLSEGASHLRGVALGLRAQARGEDMEATADVAEVVSFAVKLARAEVRDRARLTSSGEPIRIVFGPVKLCQVLLNLIVNAAQAMEGTGRPGRIDVRWEARDEDVVLSVVDNGCGIPVALQERVFQPLFTTKPVGIGTGLGLSICRELVTQFGGQLRLSSTPGEGTEIELTFKRAPLP; from the coding sequence ATGAACGCCTCGGACCTGCCCGCCGTGCTGTACGTGGACGACGACGCCCTCAACCTGAGGGTGTTCGACGCCAACTTCGGGCAGCGGTTTCGCATCTTCCGGTGCTCGTCCCCCAACGAGGCCCTGGCGCTGCTGGAGCAGCGGCGCGGGGAGATTGGCGTGGTGCTGTCGGACCAGCGCATGCCGGGGATGACGGGCGTGGAGTTGCTGGAGCGCGCCCGCACCATCGCGCCGGACGCCAAGCGCATGCTGGTGACGGCGTACGCGGACATGCAGGCCGTCATCGACGCGGTGAACCGCGGCCAGGTGACGCGCTACTTCGTCAAGCCGTGGGACCGCGCGGAGCTGCTGGCGGCGCTGGAGGACGCGCTCAAGATTGCCCGGCTGGAGCTGCGCATCCGCGAGGTGGAAGGCCGGATGATGAAGTCCGAGCGTCTGGCCACGCTGGGGCAGGTGACGGCGGGCATCGCGCACGAGCTGATGGGCCCGGTGGGCTACCTCACGCAGAACGTGTCGTCGCTCCAGCGCGACATGGAGCGGGTGGTGCAGTACGTGTCGCGCCACCTGGCCACGGATCCAGACGCGGAGGTGTCCGCCACCATCGAGGACCTGCCGTCGCTCATCAAGGACCTGTCCGAGGGCGCCAGCCATCTGCGCGGAGTGGCGCTGGGCCTGCGCGCGCAGGCGCGCGGCGAGGACATGGAGGCCACCGCGGACGTGGCGGAGGTCGTGTCGTTCGCGGTGAAGCTGGCGCGGGCGGAGGTGCGTGACCGGGCGCGGCTCACCAGCAGCGGCGAGCCCATCCGCATCGTCTTCGGGCCGGTGAAGCTGTGCCAGGTGCTGCTCAACCTCATCGTCAACGCGGCGCAGGCCATGGAGGGCACGGGCCGTCCGGGCCGCATCGACGTGCGGTGGGAGGCGCGCGATGAGGACGTGGTGCTGTCCGTGGTGGACAACGGGTGCGGCATCCCCGTGGCGCTCCAGGAGCGCGTGTTCCAGCCGCTGTTCACCACGAAGCCGGTGGGCATCGGCACGGGGCTGGGGCTTTCCATCTGCCGGGAGCTGGTGACCCAGTTCGGCGGTCAGCTGCGCCTGTCGTCCACGCCGGGCGAGGGCACCGAAATCGAGCTCACCTTCAAGCGAGCCCCGCTCCCTTGA
- a CDS encoding DUF2795 domain-containing protein, producing MTRERLGLGLREVEPSPVPPTPTVSLAHSLQQALRGAVYPLTAEQLVWVARENEAPSHVVSLLGTLPRGRFSSADMVALTLGNASR from the coding sequence ATGACTCGCGAGCGCCTGGGACTTGGACTGCGGGAGGTGGAGCCTTCACCGGTCCCGCCGACCCCGACGGTGTCCCTGGCGCACTCGCTACAGCAGGCGCTGCGCGGCGCCGTGTATCCGCTCACCGCGGAGCAGCTGGTCTGGGTGGCGCGGGAGAACGAGGCGCCCTCGCACGTGGTGTCGCTGCTGGGCACGCTGCCCCGGGGCCGTTTCTCCTCGGCGGACATGGTGGCCCTCACGCTTGGGAACGCCTCCCGCTGA
- a CDS encoding pyruvate dehydrogenase complex dihydrolipoamide acetyltransferase has protein sequence MATPIQMPSLSPTMKEGKIVKWLKKVGDKVSSGDAIAEVETDKSNLEVEAFDDGYLIQIAVPEGEVAAVGAPIGYLGAQGEKATGGAPSAPAPQKTEAPKAAAPPAAPKPPEQAPAPAASGAGEGIAILMPSLSPTMTEGKIVKWLKKEGDKVSSGDAIAEVETDKSNLEVEAYDDGTLARITVRAGDMAKVGAPIAFLAPKGAKAGTSAPAAAPQAPAAPKAPAPAAAPSAPAGGQVVPLRREAPASGGGGRLRASPLAKRMAQERGLDLNQVRGTGPLGRVVKRDVEQALGQGLAKAPVQAPAAKKAPAQPEVRAFGTRPEPQAVPMSSMRKVIGQRMSEVKPGVPHFYLTVEVEMDAAVKIREEAKALDLKVSVNDIIVKAAAIALRRSPKMNVSLQGDQVLHFGTVDVGIAVAIEDGLITPVIRDADLKGLQAISAESRDMAERARKRALKPAEYTGGSLTVSNLGMYGIDQFIAVINPPQSAIIAVGAVAEKAVVRDGQLAVRKMMTVTLSGDHRVIDGATGAEYLRELKGLLEHPSRLLF, from the coding sequence ATGGCGACGCCCATCCAGATGCCCAGCCTTTCCCCGACGATGAAGGAGGGGAAGATCGTCAAGTGGCTGAAGAAGGTGGGAGACAAGGTCTCCTCCGGAGACGCCATCGCCGAGGTGGAGACCGACAAGTCCAACCTCGAGGTGGAAGCCTTCGACGACGGCTATCTCATCCAAATCGCCGTGCCCGAGGGCGAGGTCGCCGCTGTTGGCGCCCCCATCGGCTACCTCGGCGCGCAGGGTGAGAAGGCCACCGGCGGAGCGCCTTCGGCTCCCGCGCCCCAGAAGACGGAGGCCCCGAAGGCCGCCGCTCCCCCCGCCGCGCCGAAGCCTCCCGAGCAGGCCCCGGCCCCCGCCGCCAGCGGCGCGGGCGAAGGGATTGCCATCCTGATGCCTTCGCTCTCCCCGACGATGACGGAGGGGAAGATCGTCAAGTGGCTCAAGAAGGAGGGGGACAAGGTCTCCTCCGGGGACGCCATCGCCGAGGTGGAGACGGACAAGTCCAACCTCGAGGTGGAGGCGTACGACGACGGCACGCTCGCGCGCATCACGGTGCGGGCGGGTGACATGGCCAAGGTCGGCGCGCCCATCGCGTTCCTCGCGCCCAAGGGTGCCAAGGCGGGGACTTCCGCTCCGGCGGCCGCGCCCCAGGCTCCGGCCGCGCCGAAGGCTCCCGCTCCCGCCGCGGCTCCGTCCGCGCCCGCCGGGGGCCAGGTCGTTCCGCTGCGCCGTGAGGCTCCTGCCTCTGGCGGTGGCGGCCGGCTGCGCGCGAGCCCCCTGGCGAAGCGCATGGCCCAGGAGCGCGGGCTGGACCTGAACCAGGTGCGTGGCACCGGTCCCCTGGGCCGCGTGGTGAAGCGCGACGTGGAGCAGGCGCTGGGCCAGGGCCTGGCGAAGGCTCCCGTGCAGGCGCCGGCGGCGAAGAAGGCTCCGGCACAGCCGGAGGTTCGCGCCTTCGGCACGCGTCCGGAGCCGCAGGCGGTGCCCATGTCCTCCATGCGCAAGGTCATTGGCCAGCGCATGTCGGAAGTGAAGCCCGGCGTGCCGCACTTCTACCTCACGGTGGAGGTGGAGATGGACGCCGCGGTGAAGATCCGCGAGGAGGCCAAGGCGCTGGACCTCAAGGTGTCCGTCAACGACATCATCGTGAAGGCGGCGGCCATCGCGCTGCGGCGTTCACCGAAGATGAACGTGTCGCTCCAGGGCGACCAGGTGCTGCACTTCGGCACCGTGGACGTGGGCATCGCCGTCGCCATCGAGGACGGGCTGATCACCCCCGTCATCCGCGACGCGGACCTCAAGGGGCTGCAGGCCATCTCCGCCGAGTCCCGCGACATGGCGGAGCGCGCCCGCAAGCGCGCCCTGAAGCCGGCCGAGTACACGGGCGGCTCGCTCACCGTGAGCAACCTGGGCATGTACGGCATCGACCAGTTCATCGCCGTCATCAACCCGCCCCAGTCCGCCATCATCGCGGTGGGCGCCGTGGCGGAGAAGGCCGTGGTGCGTGACGGCCAGCTGGCGGTGCGCAAGATGATGACGGTGACGCTGTCGGGTGACCACCGCGTCATCGACGGGGCCACCGGCGCGGAGTACCTCCGCGAGCTGAAGGGGCTCCTGGAGCACCCCTCGCGGCTGTTGTTCTAG
- a CDS encoding pyruvate dehydrogenase complex E1 component subunit beta — MPELMYREALNQALAEEMERDANVFLIGEEVGRYNGAFKVSQGLLDRFGSARIIDAPISELGFTGLSVGAAAVGLRPVVEMMTWNFAILAMDQIVNNAAKLRHMSGGQLRCPIVFRGPGGAGGRLSSQHSQALEANYAHFPGLKVIAPATPADAKGMLKSAIRDENPVVMFEGERLYAIKGEVPEGEHLVPLGKADVKREGTDVTLITWSRMYYFCMEAAEALAKEGISVEVLDLRTLRPLDEEAILASVRKTNRVVICEEGWALAGVGASVVDLIQSQAFDDLDAPIVRVTGLDVNMSYAANLENATQPDAPKIIAAIKKVLYREGA; from the coding sequence ATGCCCGAGTTGATGTATCGCGAAGCGTTGAACCAGGCGCTCGCCGAGGAGATGGAGCGCGACGCCAATGTGTTCCTCATTGGCGAGGAAGTGGGCCGTTACAACGGCGCGTTCAAGGTGTCCCAGGGACTGTTGGACAGGTTTGGCAGCGCGCGCATCATCGACGCGCCCATCAGCGAGCTGGGCTTCACCGGCCTCAGCGTGGGCGCGGCGGCGGTGGGCCTGCGTCCGGTCGTGGAGATGATGACCTGGAACTTCGCCATCCTGGCGATGGATCAGATCGTCAACAACGCGGCCAAGCTGCGGCACATGAGCGGCGGCCAGTTGCGCTGCCCCATCGTGTTCCGCGGCCCGGGTGGCGCGGGCGGCCGGCTCTCCAGCCAGCACAGCCAGGCGCTGGAGGCCAACTACGCGCACTTCCCCGGCCTGAAGGTGATTGCCCCGGCGACCCCGGCGGACGCCAAGGGCATGCTCAAGAGCGCCATCCGGGACGAGAACCCGGTGGTCATGTTCGAGGGCGAGCGCCTCTACGCCATCAAGGGAGAGGTGCCGGAGGGCGAGCACCTCGTTCCCCTGGGCAAGGCGGACGTGAAGCGTGAGGGCACGGACGTCACGCTGATCACCTGGAGCCGGATGTACTACTTCTGCATGGAGGCCGCGGAGGCCCTGGCGAAGGAAGGCATCAGCGTGGAGGTGCTGGACCTGCGCACCCTGCGGCCCCTGGACGAGGAGGCCATCCTCGCGAGCGTGCGCAAGACGAACCGCGTGGTCATCTGTGAAGAGGGCTGGGCGCTGGCCGGTGTTGGCGCGTCCGTGGTGGACCTCATCCAGTCCCAGGCGTTCGACGACCTGGACGCGCCCATCGTGCGCGTCACCGGGTTGGATGTGAACATGTCCTATGCGGCGAACCTGGAGAACGCGACCCAGCCGGACGCGCCCAAGATCATCGCCGCCATCAAGAAGGTCCTGTACCGCGAGGGAGCCTGA
- the pdhA gene encoding pyruvate dehydrogenase (acetyl-transferring) E1 component subunit alpha, giving the protein MASAYSKDLLLTMYRKMYLMRRFEERAGQQYTLGKIAGFCHLYIGQEAVAVGCNEAIRPDDYMLSAYRDHGQPLARGSDAGMIMAELFGRGTGYSKGKGGSMHIFDIEHHFYGGYGIVGGQIPLAAGMAFASRYRNEDRVTVCYFGDAAANQGSFHETFNMAQKWKLPVIYICENNRYGMGTAIARTSAVPEIHKRASAYGMRGEAVDGMDVLKMYEAVKDAAAYCRAGKGPVLLEANTYRFRGHSMADPANYRTKQEVEDERKGDPIPKLREFAMKQGYGLTDADFEAIEEEEKRTVDAAVKFADESPEPSVDELWRDTIVEPGEEDVRPRERVLGVKVTNWPKYPSGQELKVTWDLEPRAEAEQADKKAGLSR; this is encoded by the coding sequence GTGGCCAGCGCGTACTCGAAGGACCTGTTGTTGACGATGTACCGGAAGATGTACCTCATGCGCCGCTTCGAGGAGCGGGCCGGCCAGCAGTACACGCTGGGGAAGATCGCCGGCTTCTGCCACCTCTACATCGGCCAGGAGGCCGTGGCGGTGGGCTGCAACGAGGCCATCCGCCCGGATGACTACATGCTGTCCGCCTACCGCGACCACGGACAGCCGCTGGCGCGCGGCAGCGACGCCGGGATGATCATGGCGGAGCTGTTCGGCCGGGGCACCGGCTACAGCAAGGGCAAGGGCGGCTCGATGCACATCTTCGACATCGAGCACCACTTCTACGGCGGCTACGGCATCGTCGGCGGGCAGATTCCGCTCGCGGCGGGCATGGCCTTCGCCAGCCGCTATCGCAACGAAGACCGCGTCACGGTGTGCTACTTCGGCGACGCGGCCGCCAACCAGGGCTCGTTCCACGAGACCTTCAACATGGCGCAGAAGTGGAAGCTGCCGGTCATCTACATCTGCGAGAACAACCGCTACGGCATGGGCACGGCCATCGCGCGCACGTCCGCGGTGCCGGAGATCCACAAGCGCGCCTCCGCGTACGGCATGCGCGGCGAGGCGGTGGACGGCATGGACGTCCTCAAGATGTACGAGGCGGTGAAGGACGCCGCCGCGTACTGCCGCGCGGGCAAGGGCCCCGTGCTGCTGGAGGCGAACACGTACCGCTTCCGCGGCCACTCGATGGCGGACCCGGCGAACTACCGCACCAAGCAGGAGGTGGAGGACGAGCGCAAGGGCGACCCCATCCCGAAGCTGCGCGAGTTCGCCATGAAGCAGGGCTATGGCCTCACCGACGCGGACTTCGAAGCCATTGAAGAAGAGGAGAAGCGCACGGTGGACGCGGCGGTGAAGTTCGCCGACGAGTCGCCCGAGCCCAGCGTGGACGAGCTGTGGCGCGACACCATCGTGGAGCCGGGCGAGGAGGACGTTCGTCCGCGTGAGCGCGTGCTGGGCGTGAAGGTCACCAACTGGCCGAAGTACCCGTCGGGCCAGGAGCTGAAGGTGACGTGGGACCTGGAGCCCCGCGCCGAGGCAGAGCAGGCGGACAAGAAGGCGGGCCTGAGCCGCTAG